A section of the Papio anubis isolate 15944 chromosome 16, Panubis1.0, whole genome shotgun sequence genome encodes:
- the ZHX3 gene encoding zinc fingers and homeoboxes protein 3 isoform X1 — translation MASKRKSTTPCMIPVKTVVVQDASMEAQPAETLPEGPQQDLPPEAPVASSEAAQNPSSTDGSTLANGHRSTLDGYLYSCKYCDFRSHDMTQFVGHMNSEHTDFNKDPTFVCSGCSFLAKSPEGLSLHNATCHSGEASFVWNVAKPDNHVVVEQSVPESTSTPDLAGEPSAEGADGQAEIIITKTPIMKIMKGKAEAKKIHTLKENVPSQPVGEALPKLSTGEMEVREGDHSFINGAVPVSQASASSAKNPHAANGPLIGTVPVLPAGIAQFLSLQQQPPVHTQHHAHQPLPTAKALPKVMIPLSSIPTYNAAMDSNSFLKNSFHKFPYPTKAELCYLTVVTKYPEEQLKIWFTAQRLKQGISWSPEEIEDARKKMFNTVIQSVPQPTITVLNTPLVASAGNVQHLIQAALPGHVVGQPEGTGGGLLVTQPLMANGLQATSSSLPLTVTSVPKQPGVAPINTVCSNTTSAVKVVNAAQSLLTACPSITSQAFLDASIYKNKKSHEQLSALKGSFCRNQFPGQSEVEHLTKVTGLSTREVRKWFSDRRYHCRNLKGSRVMMPGDHSSMIIDSVPEVSFSPSSKVPEVTCVPTTATLATHPSAKRQSWHQTPDFTPTKYKERAPEQLRALESSFAQNPLPLDEELDRLRSETKMTRREIDSWFSERRKKVNAEETKKAEENASQEEEEAVEDEGGEEDLASELRVSGENGSLEMPSSHILAERKVSPIKINLKNLRVTEANGRNEIPGLGACDPEDDGSNKLAEQLPGKVSCKKTAQQRHLLRQLFVQTQWPSNQDYDSIMAQTGLPRPEVVRWFGDSRYALKNGQLKWYEDYKRGNFPPGLLVIAPGNRELLQDYYITHKMLYEEDLQNLCDKTQMSSQQVKQWFAEKMGEETRAVADTGSEDQGPGTGELTAVHKGMGDTYSEVSENSESWEPSVPEASSEPFDTSSPQAGRQLGSWSLSSQPLPSLLTL, via the exons ATGGCCAGCAAGAGGAAATCCACCACACCATGCATGATCCCAGTGAAGACGGTGGTGGTGCAGGATGCCAGCATGGAGGCCCAGCCCGCTGAGACCTTGCCTGAAGGACCCCAGCAGGATCTGCCCCCAGAAGCACCTGTTGCCAGCAGTGAGGCAGCGCAGAACCCCAGCAGTACTGATGGCTCTACACTGGCCAATGGGCATCGGAGCACTTTAGATGGCTATTTATATTCCTGTAAATACTGCGATTTCAGATCCCATGATATGACTCAATTTGTGGGACATATGAACTCAGAGCACACAGACTTTAATAAAGACCCAACTTTTGTATGCAGTGGGTGCAGTTTTCTGGCAAAAAGCCCTGAGGGGCTTTCCTTGCACAATGCCACGTGTCACTCCGGGGAAGCCAGCTTTGTGTGGAATGTGGCCAAGCCAGACAATCATGTGGTTGTGGAGCAGAGCGTCCCTGAGAGCACCAGCACTCCTGACTTAGCAGGTGAGCCCAGTGCCGAAGGGGCCGATGGACAGGCAGAAATCATCATTACCAAAACTCCAATCATGAAGATAATGAAAGGCAAAGCTGAAGCCAAAAAAATTCATACACTCAAGGAGAATGTCCCTAGCCAGCCTGTGGGTGAGGCCTTACCAAAGCTGTCGACTGGAGAAATGGAGGTGAGAGAGGGGGACCATTCCTTCATCAATGGGGCAGTTCCAGTCAGCCAGGCATCTGCCAGCTCTGCAAAAAACCCCCATGCTGCCAACGGGCCCCTGATAGGAACAGTGCCAGTTTTGCCAGCTGGCATAGCACAGTTCCTCTCCCTCCAGCAGCAGCCCCCAGTGCATACCCAACACCATGCCCACCAGCCACTGCCCACAGCCAAGGCCCTTCCCAAAGTGATGATCCCCCTGAGCAGCATTCCAACGTACAATGCAGCCATGGACTCTAACAGCTTCCTGAAGAACTCCTTCCACAAGTTCCCCTACCCCACCAAAGCCGAGCTCTGCTATTTGACTGTGGTGACCAAGTATCCAGAAGAACAGCTCAAGATCTGGTTCACAGCCcaaaggctgaagcaggggatCAGCTGGTCCCCTGAGGAGATTGAGGATGCCCGGAAAAAGATGTTCAATACAGTCATCCAGTCTGTGCCTCAGCCCACAATTACGGTTCTAAATACCCCACTCGTCGCCAGTGCTGGCAATGTACAGCATCTCATCCAGGCCGCTCTCCCAGGTCATGTTGTGGGGCAGCCAGAGGGTACAGGAGGGGGACTTCTGGTCACTCAGCCATTGATGGCCAATGGGTTGCAAGCAACAAGTTCCTCTCTCCCCCTCACGGTAACATCTGTGCCCAAGCAGCCAGGTGTGGCACCCATTAACACTGTGTGTTCAAATACAACGTCAGCTGTGAAGGTGGTCAATGCGGCCCAGTCGCTCCTCACGGCCTGTCCCAGTATAACTTCCCAAGCCTTCCTTGATGCTAGCatctacaaaaacaagaaatctcATGAACAGCTGTCAGCTCTGAAAGGGAGCTTCTGTCGGAACCAGTTTCCAGGGCAGAGCGAAGTCGAGCATCTCACCAAAGTGACGGGCCTCAGTACCAGAGAGGTACGGAAATGGTTCAGTGACCGTAGATACCACTGCCGGAACTTGAAGGGCTCCAGAGTGATGATGCCTGGAGATCACAGCTCCATGATCATTGACTCTGTACCAGAGGTGTCCTTCTCCCCATCGTCCAAGGTCCCTGAGGTAACCTGCGTCCCGACAACAGCCACACTAGCAACCCACCCTTCTGCCAAACGACAATCTTGGCATCAGACTCCTGACTTCACACCAACCAAATACAAGGAGAGAGCCCCTGAGCAGCTCAGAGCCCTGGAGAGCAGTTTTGCACAAAACCCTCTTCCTCTTGATGAGGAACTGGACCGCCTGAGAAGTGAAACCAAAATGACCCGACGAGAAATTGATAGCTGGTTTTCAGAGAGACGGAAAAAAGTGAATGCGGAGGAGACCAAGAAGGCCGAGGAGAATGCCtctcaggaggaagaggaggctgtTGAGGATGAGGGTGGAGAAGAGGATTTGGCCAGTGAGCTAAGGGTATCTGGTGAAAATGGCTCTCTGGAAATGCCCAGCAGTCATATCTTGGCAGAGCGCAAAGTCAGCCCCATTAAAATCAACCTGAAGAACCTGCGGGTCACTGAAGCCAATGGCAGGAATGAGATTCCAGGGCTGGGTGCCTGTGACCCTGAGGATGATGGGTCAAACAAACTGGCAGAGCAGCTCCCAGGCAAAGTGAGCTGCAAAAAGACTGCCCAGCAGCGGCACTTGCTGCGGCAGCTCTTTGTCCAGACACAGTGGCCGAGCAACCAGGACTATGACTCCATCATGGCCCAGACAGGTCTGCCGCGGCCGGAGGTGGTGCGCTGGTTTGGAGACAGCAGGTACGCACTGAAGAATGGCCAACTCAAGTGGTACGAAGACTATAAGCGAGGCAACTTTCCACCAGGTCTACTGGTAATTGCCCCTGGCAACCGGGAGCTCCTGCAGGACTATTACATAACACACAAGATGCTGTATGAAGAGGACCTGCAGAACCTCTGTGACAAGACTCAGATGAGCTCCCAGCAGGTCAAGCAGTGGTTTGCTGAGAAAATGGGGGAGGAGACCAGAGCTGTGGCAGACACAGGCAGTGAGGACCAGGGCCCTGGTACTGGTGAGCTCACAGCAGTTCACAAAGGGATGGGTGACACCTATTCAGAGGTGTCTGAGAACAGTGAATCGTGGGAGCCCAGTGTCCCTGAGGCCAGCTCAGAGCCCTTTGACACATCGAGTCCCCAGGCTGGACGTCAGCTCG GTTCCTGGTCACTGAGTTCCcagcctctcccttccctccttacCCTTTGA
- the ZHX3 gene encoding zinc fingers and homeoboxes protein 3 isoform X2 — protein sequence MASKRKSTTPCMIPVKTVVVQDASMEAQPAETLPEGPQQDLPPEAPVASSEAAQNPSSTDGSTLANGHRSTLDGYLYSCKYCDFRSHDMTQFVGHMNSEHTDFNKDPTFVCSGCSFLAKSPEGLSLHNATCHSGEASFVWNVAKPDNHVVVEQSVPESTSTPDLAGEPSAEGADGQAEIIITKTPIMKIMKGKAEAKKIHTLKENVPSQPVGEALPKLSTGEMEVREGDHSFINGAVPVSQASASSAKNPHAANGPLIGTVPVLPAGIAQFLSLQQQPPVHTQHHAHQPLPTAKALPKVMIPLSSIPTYNAAMDSNSFLKNSFHKFPYPTKAELCYLTVVTKYPEEQLKIWFTAQRLKQGISWSPEEIEDARKKMFNTVIQSVPQPTITVLNTPLVASAGNVQHLIQAALPGHVVGQPEGTGGGLLVTQPLMANGLQATSSSLPLTVTSVPKQPGVAPINTVCSNTTSAVKVVNAAQSLLTACPSITSQAFLDASIYKNKKSHEQLSALKGSFCRNQFPGQSEVEHLTKVTGLSTREVRKWFSDRRYHCRNLKGSRVMMPGDHSSMIIDSVPEVSFSPSSKVPEVTCVPTTATLATHPSAKRQSWHQTPDFTPTKYKERAPEQLRALESSFAQNPLPLDEELDRLRSETKMTRREIDSWFSERRKKVNAEETKKAEENASQEEEEAVEDEGGEEDLASELRVSGENGSLEMPSSHILAERKVSPIKINLKNLRVTEANGRNEIPGLGACDPEDDGSNKLAEQLPGKVSCKKTAQQRHLLRQLFVQTQWPSNQDYDSIMAQTGLPRPEVVRWFGDSRYALKNGQLKWYEDYKRGNFPPGLLVIAPGNRELLQDYYITHKMLYEEDLQNLCDKTQMSSQQVKQWFAEKMGEETRAVADTGSEDQGPGTGELTAVHKGMGDTYSEVSENSESWEPSVPEASSEPFDTSSPQAGRQLVNMEM from the coding sequence ATGGCCAGCAAGAGGAAATCCACCACACCATGCATGATCCCAGTGAAGACGGTGGTGGTGCAGGATGCCAGCATGGAGGCCCAGCCCGCTGAGACCTTGCCTGAAGGACCCCAGCAGGATCTGCCCCCAGAAGCACCTGTTGCCAGCAGTGAGGCAGCGCAGAACCCCAGCAGTACTGATGGCTCTACACTGGCCAATGGGCATCGGAGCACTTTAGATGGCTATTTATATTCCTGTAAATACTGCGATTTCAGATCCCATGATATGACTCAATTTGTGGGACATATGAACTCAGAGCACACAGACTTTAATAAAGACCCAACTTTTGTATGCAGTGGGTGCAGTTTTCTGGCAAAAAGCCCTGAGGGGCTTTCCTTGCACAATGCCACGTGTCACTCCGGGGAAGCCAGCTTTGTGTGGAATGTGGCCAAGCCAGACAATCATGTGGTTGTGGAGCAGAGCGTCCCTGAGAGCACCAGCACTCCTGACTTAGCAGGTGAGCCCAGTGCCGAAGGGGCCGATGGACAGGCAGAAATCATCATTACCAAAACTCCAATCATGAAGATAATGAAAGGCAAAGCTGAAGCCAAAAAAATTCATACACTCAAGGAGAATGTCCCTAGCCAGCCTGTGGGTGAGGCCTTACCAAAGCTGTCGACTGGAGAAATGGAGGTGAGAGAGGGGGACCATTCCTTCATCAATGGGGCAGTTCCAGTCAGCCAGGCATCTGCCAGCTCTGCAAAAAACCCCCATGCTGCCAACGGGCCCCTGATAGGAACAGTGCCAGTTTTGCCAGCTGGCATAGCACAGTTCCTCTCCCTCCAGCAGCAGCCCCCAGTGCATACCCAACACCATGCCCACCAGCCACTGCCCACAGCCAAGGCCCTTCCCAAAGTGATGATCCCCCTGAGCAGCATTCCAACGTACAATGCAGCCATGGACTCTAACAGCTTCCTGAAGAACTCCTTCCACAAGTTCCCCTACCCCACCAAAGCCGAGCTCTGCTATTTGACTGTGGTGACCAAGTATCCAGAAGAACAGCTCAAGATCTGGTTCACAGCCcaaaggctgaagcaggggatCAGCTGGTCCCCTGAGGAGATTGAGGATGCCCGGAAAAAGATGTTCAATACAGTCATCCAGTCTGTGCCTCAGCCCACAATTACGGTTCTAAATACCCCACTCGTCGCCAGTGCTGGCAATGTACAGCATCTCATCCAGGCCGCTCTCCCAGGTCATGTTGTGGGGCAGCCAGAGGGTACAGGAGGGGGACTTCTGGTCACTCAGCCATTGATGGCCAATGGGTTGCAAGCAACAAGTTCCTCTCTCCCCCTCACGGTAACATCTGTGCCCAAGCAGCCAGGTGTGGCACCCATTAACACTGTGTGTTCAAATACAACGTCAGCTGTGAAGGTGGTCAATGCGGCCCAGTCGCTCCTCACGGCCTGTCCCAGTATAACTTCCCAAGCCTTCCTTGATGCTAGCatctacaaaaacaagaaatctcATGAACAGCTGTCAGCTCTGAAAGGGAGCTTCTGTCGGAACCAGTTTCCAGGGCAGAGCGAAGTCGAGCATCTCACCAAAGTGACGGGCCTCAGTACCAGAGAGGTACGGAAATGGTTCAGTGACCGTAGATACCACTGCCGGAACTTGAAGGGCTCCAGAGTGATGATGCCTGGAGATCACAGCTCCATGATCATTGACTCTGTACCAGAGGTGTCCTTCTCCCCATCGTCCAAGGTCCCTGAGGTAACCTGCGTCCCGACAACAGCCACACTAGCAACCCACCCTTCTGCCAAACGACAATCTTGGCATCAGACTCCTGACTTCACACCAACCAAATACAAGGAGAGAGCCCCTGAGCAGCTCAGAGCCCTGGAGAGCAGTTTTGCACAAAACCCTCTTCCTCTTGATGAGGAACTGGACCGCCTGAGAAGTGAAACCAAAATGACCCGACGAGAAATTGATAGCTGGTTTTCAGAGAGACGGAAAAAAGTGAATGCGGAGGAGACCAAGAAGGCCGAGGAGAATGCCtctcaggaggaagaggaggctgtTGAGGATGAGGGTGGAGAAGAGGATTTGGCCAGTGAGCTAAGGGTATCTGGTGAAAATGGCTCTCTGGAAATGCCCAGCAGTCATATCTTGGCAGAGCGCAAAGTCAGCCCCATTAAAATCAACCTGAAGAACCTGCGGGTCACTGAAGCCAATGGCAGGAATGAGATTCCAGGGCTGGGTGCCTGTGACCCTGAGGATGATGGGTCAAACAAACTGGCAGAGCAGCTCCCAGGCAAAGTGAGCTGCAAAAAGACTGCCCAGCAGCGGCACTTGCTGCGGCAGCTCTTTGTCCAGACACAGTGGCCGAGCAACCAGGACTATGACTCCATCATGGCCCAGACAGGTCTGCCGCGGCCGGAGGTGGTGCGCTGGTTTGGAGACAGCAGGTACGCACTGAAGAATGGCCAACTCAAGTGGTACGAAGACTATAAGCGAGGCAACTTTCCACCAGGTCTACTGGTAATTGCCCCTGGCAACCGGGAGCTCCTGCAGGACTATTACATAACACACAAGATGCTGTATGAAGAGGACCTGCAGAACCTCTGTGACAAGACTCAGATGAGCTCCCAGCAGGTCAAGCAGTGGTTTGCTGAGAAAATGGGGGAGGAGACCAGAGCTGTGGCAGACACAGGCAGTGAGGACCAGGGCCCTGGTACTGGTGAGCTCACAGCAGTTCACAAAGGGATGGGTGACACCTATTCAGAGGTGTCTGAGAACAGTGAATCGTGGGAGCCCAGTGTCCCTGAGGCCAGCTCAGAGCCCTTTGACACATCGAGTCCCCAGGCTGGACGTCAGCTCG
- the ZHX3 gene encoding zinc fingers and homeoboxes protein 3 isoform X3: MASKRKSTTPCMIPVKTVVVQDASMEAQPAETLPEGPQQDLPPEAPVASSEAAQNPSSTDGSTLANGHRSTLDGYLYSCKYCDFRSHDMTQFVGHMNSEHTDFNKDPTFVCSGCSFLAKSPEGLSLHNATCHSGEASFVWNVAKPDNHVVVEQSVPESTSTPDLAGEPSAEGADGQAEIIITKTPIMKIMKGKAEAKKIHTLKENVPSQPVGEALPKLSTGEMEVREGDHSFINGAVPVSQASASSAKNPHAANGPLIGTVPVLPAGIAQFLSLQQQPPVHTQHHAHQPLPTAKALPKVMIPLSSIPTYNAAMDSNSFLKNSFHKFPYPTKAELCYLTVVTKYPEEQLKIWFTAQRLKQGISWSPEEIEDARKKMFNTVIQSVPQPTITVLNTPLVASAGNVQHLIQAALPGHVVGQPEGTGGGLLVTQPLMANGLQATSSSLPLTVTSVPKQPGVAPINTVCSNTTSAVKVVNAAQSLLTACPSITSQAFLDASIYKNKKSHEQLSALKGSFCRNQFPGQSEVEHLTKVTGLSTREVRKWFSDRRYHCRNLKGSRVMMPGDHSSMIIDSVPEVSFSPSSKVPEVTCVPTTATLATHPSAKRQSWHQTPDFTPTKYKERAPEQLRALESSFAQNPLPLDEELDRLRSETKMTRREIDSWFSERRKKVNAEETKKAEENASQEEEEAVEDEGGEEDLASELRVSGENGSLEMPSSHILAERKVSPIKINLKNLRVTEANGRNEIPGLGACDPEDDGSNKLAEQLPGKVSCKKTAQQRHLLRQLFVQTQWPSNQDYDSIMAQTGLPRPEVVRWFGDSRYALKNGQLKWYEDYKRGNFPPGLLVIAPGNRELLQDYYITHKMLYEEDLQNLCDKTQMSSQQVKQWFAEKMGEETRAVADTGSEDQGPGTGELTAVHKGMGDTYSEVSENSESWEPSVPEASSEPFDTSSPQAGRQLETD; the protein is encoded by the coding sequence ATGGCCAGCAAGAGGAAATCCACCACACCATGCATGATCCCAGTGAAGACGGTGGTGGTGCAGGATGCCAGCATGGAGGCCCAGCCCGCTGAGACCTTGCCTGAAGGACCCCAGCAGGATCTGCCCCCAGAAGCACCTGTTGCCAGCAGTGAGGCAGCGCAGAACCCCAGCAGTACTGATGGCTCTACACTGGCCAATGGGCATCGGAGCACTTTAGATGGCTATTTATATTCCTGTAAATACTGCGATTTCAGATCCCATGATATGACTCAATTTGTGGGACATATGAACTCAGAGCACACAGACTTTAATAAAGACCCAACTTTTGTATGCAGTGGGTGCAGTTTTCTGGCAAAAAGCCCTGAGGGGCTTTCCTTGCACAATGCCACGTGTCACTCCGGGGAAGCCAGCTTTGTGTGGAATGTGGCCAAGCCAGACAATCATGTGGTTGTGGAGCAGAGCGTCCCTGAGAGCACCAGCACTCCTGACTTAGCAGGTGAGCCCAGTGCCGAAGGGGCCGATGGACAGGCAGAAATCATCATTACCAAAACTCCAATCATGAAGATAATGAAAGGCAAAGCTGAAGCCAAAAAAATTCATACACTCAAGGAGAATGTCCCTAGCCAGCCTGTGGGTGAGGCCTTACCAAAGCTGTCGACTGGAGAAATGGAGGTGAGAGAGGGGGACCATTCCTTCATCAATGGGGCAGTTCCAGTCAGCCAGGCATCTGCCAGCTCTGCAAAAAACCCCCATGCTGCCAACGGGCCCCTGATAGGAACAGTGCCAGTTTTGCCAGCTGGCATAGCACAGTTCCTCTCCCTCCAGCAGCAGCCCCCAGTGCATACCCAACACCATGCCCACCAGCCACTGCCCACAGCCAAGGCCCTTCCCAAAGTGATGATCCCCCTGAGCAGCATTCCAACGTACAATGCAGCCATGGACTCTAACAGCTTCCTGAAGAACTCCTTCCACAAGTTCCCCTACCCCACCAAAGCCGAGCTCTGCTATTTGACTGTGGTGACCAAGTATCCAGAAGAACAGCTCAAGATCTGGTTCACAGCCcaaaggctgaagcaggggatCAGCTGGTCCCCTGAGGAGATTGAGGATGCCCGGAAAAAGATGTTCAATACAGTCATCCAGTCTGTGCCTCAGCCCACAATTACGGTTCTAAATACCCCACTCGTCGCCAGTGCTGGCAATGTACAGCATCTCATCCAGGCCGCTCTCCCAGGTCATGTTGTGGGGCAGCCAGAGGGTACAGGAGGGGGACTTCTGGTCACTCAGCCATTGATGGCCAATGGGTTGCAAGCAACAAGTTCCTCTCTCCCCCTCACGGTAACATCTGTGCCCAAGCAGCCAGGTGTGGCACCCATTAACACTGTGTGTTCAAATACAACGTCAGCTGTGAAGGTGGTCAATGCGGCCCAGTCGCTCCTCACGGCCTGTCCCAGTATAACTTCCCAAGCCTTCCTTGATGCTAGCatctacaaaaacaagaaatctcATGAACAGCTGTCAGCTCTGAAAGGGAGCTTCTGTCGGAACCAGTTTCCAGGGCAGAGCGAAGTCGAGCATCTCACCAAAGTGACGGGCCTCAGTACCAGAGAGGTACGGAAATGGTTCAGTGACCGTAGATACCACTGCCGGAACTTGAAGGGCTCCAGAGTGATGATGCCTGGAGATCACAGCTCCATGATCATTGACTCTGTACCAGAGGTGTCCTTCTCCCCATCGTCCAAGGTCCCTGAGGTAACCTGCGTCCCGACAACAGCCACACTAGCAACCCACCCTTCTGCCAAACGACAATCTTGGCATCAGACTCCTGACTTCACACCAACCAAATACAAGGAGAGAGCCCCTGAGCAGCTCAGAGCCCTGGAGAGCAGTTTTGCACAAAACCCTCTTCCTCTTGATGAGGAACTGGACCGCCTGAGAAGTGAAACCAAAATGACCCGACGAGAAATTGATAGCTGGTTTTCAGAGAGACGGAAAAAAGTGAATGCGGAGGAGACCAAGAAGGCCGAGGAGAATGCCtctcaggaggaagaggaggctgtTGAGGATGAGGGTGGAGAAGAGGATTTGGCCAGTGAGCTAAGGGTATCTGGTGAAAATGGCTCTCTGGAAATGCCCAGCAGTCATATCTTGGCAGAGCGCAAAGTCAGCCCCATTAAAATCAACCTGAAGAACCTGCGGGTCACTGAAGCCAATGGCAGGAATGAGATTCCAGGGCTGGGTGCCTGTGACCCTGAGGATGATGGGTCAAACAAACTGGCAGAGCAGCTCCCAGGCAAAGTGAGCTGCAAAAAGACTGCCCAGCAGCGGCACTTGCTGCGGCAGCTCTTTGTCCAGACACAGTGGCCGAGCAACCAGGACTATGACTCCATCATGGCCCAGACAGGTCTGCCGCGGCCGGAGGTGGTGCGCTGGTTTGGAGACAGCAGGTACGCACTGAAGAATGGCCAACTCAAGTGGTACGAAGACTATAAGCGAGGCAACTTTCCACCAGGTCTACTGGTAATTGCCCCTGGCAACCGGGAGCTCCTGCAGGACTATTACATAACACACAAGATGCTGTATGAAGAGGACCTGCAGAACCTCTGTGACAAGACTCAGATGAGCTCCCAGCAGGTCAAGCAGTGGTTTGCTGAGAAAATGGGGGAGGAGACCAGAGCTGTGGCAGACACAGGCAGTGAGGACCAGGGCCCTGGTACTGGTGAGCTCACAGCAGTTCACAAAGGGATGGGTGACACCTATTCAGAGGTGTCTGAGAACAGTGAATCGTGGGAGCCCAGTGTCCCTGAGGCCAGCTCAGAGCCCTTTGACACATCGAGTCCCCAGGCTGGACGTCAGCTCG